In Ostrea edulis chromosome 4, xbOstEdul1.1, whole genome shotgun sequence, a single window of DNA contains:
- the LOC125668710 gene encoding tyrosine-protein phosphatase non-receptor type 7-like codes for MISEGNVTMISNNTTTNSPPSNSTTCQADPVENADDSFEESVLIAFLVIASVLVIISGVLLLQKIRSLKVLGKYETDMVVTFAASEDASDDNLLPSNERNGIVIYEEEIGDNDVEEEDVVAVYCNLQSLRVSVEEFLKAFPEKKACKALEQEFKDLPSGLLEPYTEALKPLNKCKNRYKAIYPYDHSRVILDRTDDPQKPDYINASYIAGYKKEKAYIAAQGPFTPDTIEDFWTLIWQTDCTRIVMLTNLYEGEKMKCLRYWTDDTESELDIGPYHITLDAMDQYEHYTIRYLIVSTKNEEIKRVTQFHFTTWSDNSVPEDLASLICFRNLVRNGLTSSDGPIVVHCSAGIGRTGTFIALDFMLEEGTAENYVDVKSYIVSLRQQRGKCIQTYEQYVFLHEALVEGFQNSRQNCLSIL; via the exons ATGATATCAGAGGGAAATGTCACCATGATTTCAAATAATACCACTACAAACTCTCCTCCAAGCAATTCAACAACCTGTCAAG CGGACCCGGTTGAGAATGCAGATGACAGTTTTGAGGAGTCTGTTCTGATTGCTTTCCTCGTCATTGCCTCCGTGCTGGTTATAATATCTGGTGTTTTATTACTGCAAAA AATACGGAGTCTTAAGGTACTCGGAAAATATGAGACTGACATGGTCGTCACATTCGCTGCCTCTGAAGACGCTTCTGACGACAACCTCCTTCCGAGCAATGAGAGGAATGGAATCGTCATTTACGAAGAAGAGATTGGCGATAACGATGTAGAAGAGGAAGATGTAGTAGCTGTGTATTGTAATCTACAGTCATTGAGGGTATCTGTCGAGGAATTCTTAAAAGCTTTTCCTGAGAAGAAGGCTTGCAAAGCTCTGGAACAGGAGTTCAAA GATCTACCAAGTGGTCTGCTGGAGCCGTACACTGAAGCTCTGAAACCATTAAACAAGTGCAAAAACAGATACAAGGCCATTTATCCCT ATGACCACAGTCGTGTAATACTGGACCGTACGGATGACCCACAGAAACCGGATTACATCAACGCCTCATATATTGCT GGATACAAGAAAGAGAAGGCTTACATTGCAGCACAAG GTCCATTTACACCAGACACAATAGAAGACTTCTGGACACTCATTTGGCAAACGGACTGCACAAGGATTGTCATGCTAACCAATTTATATGAGGGAGAAAAG ATGAAATGTCTAAGATATTGGACTGACGATACGGAATCAGAGCTCGATATTGGTCCGTATCACATCACATTGGATGCAATGGATCAATATGAACATTACactataagatatcttattgtTTCAACGAAA AATGAGGAAATCAAGCGAGTCACACAGTTTCACTTCACGACATGGTCCGATAACTCCGTTCCAGAGGACTTGGCATCCTTGATCTGTTTTCGAAACCTGGTGAGGAATGGTTTGACGTCATCTGATGGACCGATTGTCGTCCATTGTAG CGCCGGAATAGGACGAACTGGCACATTCATTGCATTAGACTTCATGCTGGAAGAAGGAACGGCAGAGAATTATGTAGACGTTAAGTCCTATATAGTCTCTCTCAGACAGCAAAGAGGGAAGTGTATCCAAACATAC GAACAATACGTTTTTCTCCACGAAGCCCTAGTTGAAGGTTTCCAAAATTCTCGACAGAATTGCCTATCGATATTGTGA